AGTGCATACCCGTAATCACTCAACAGCTCTCCATTTTCGGGTGTGAGCTCTTTAGCTTTTTTGAAATACTCCAGAGATTCGTCGCGCTCACCCAGTCGGTAGCTCACGATGGCCAGTCGGTGACAGGCGAGTGCCCGATCCGGATCAGCCTTATGAATGGATTCATAGGCTTTCTTGGCCTTTTCCAATTCCTTTTTGTTTTCCAGATCCTGAGCAACGGCCATTTTGCTGTCCAGAACTTTTTCCCTGGCGGAGGAAGGGAGCATGGCTGTGGGCATATGTGAACAGCCAGCAAATGGAACAGCGACAGACGCTGAAAGAACTGCGGCCCAAATACTGCAGCGCTTCATTTTGATATCCTCTATAAAGTAGAGTCGAGAGCGATAAGTTTGCTATTACCGATTTGTGAATTCAATGCGGGGAGTACTTTGAGAGATGCTCTCTCCAAGTCAGCTGTTTGAAAAGGATGTGATGCCAGACACGGTTCTGGCTGGATCGATCGTAACAGTTGAAATGCATTGAATGACCACTTACGGCATAGTGAATAGTTCGGTTATTCACGTTGTGCTGATGCAAAGGGAAGTGCAGAATATCGTGCTCATAACGAAGATCGTGCCGGACGAACCGGTTGCAACACGTGGCAAAAGCAAGGCACCTTTCCCGAACAGTTAAAGCTTGACGATTATTCCGAATATGCCGCCAGCAAATCATACAGTCGAATTTCCGTCAATTTGTGGCACAAACCAAGCCTGGTTTTACGGTTCTGCTGTCGCTGAAATTAGATTCAGAAGTTGATGAGCGGCGGCAAACTGACGTTGCTGTCTGCGCGTCCAATGCAGATCGGTTTTCGCGCCCAGATCCAGTCTTGTGAGCAATTCGTCGCATTGATAGCTTTCAGCCTGTATCAATTCCGACTCTGACCGAGCGACTTCTCGACCGATTCGAGCGAGACCGATACAGATAACACCATCCTGATAAGCAGGAGCGTCTGGCCCCAGATGCCCCGTAATCGAGGCGGACAGAGTTGCTTCTGGAGTCTGTTTCAGCACACCCATAGCCATTTCACGGGCGGTTTCAATACTCACGTCCGTATATTTATCGAGCGTCTCCTGCTGCACTCCCAGCCATTTCATTTTTGTATCCCAGCGGTAGACCACAGCAGAGCCACAAAAGTGTTCTGAAATCCCGGGGATGCTGGTCATAAGCGTGGCGACCAGACCGCCAGTACAACTTTCTGCAAGTACCAGTCTCTGATCGTGTTGCACCAGTGCTGACTTGACCTGCCTTGCAACCTGCATCAAATATTCGGGTAACATCTGGATCTCCAAAAAACAAATTTCGAGGCTCTCGTGATAATTTACACTGCAGATCATCTATTCTACAGTGTGTCCATTGATATTCTGAACGTTTAACATCTGAAAGCAACACTCTTTAAACCATGTCGAGTTCCAAACCAACCCGTGACCTGCGCCCCTACTTTCAAACGCTTGAAGATCTGGAAGGTCCCTTCCAGTGGGAAAATTTCTTTGGAAATGACCAGCCTGTTGTCCTGGATGTCGGCGCGGGTCGTGGATTGTTCCTGTTCAATGCCAGTGGAGAACACCCGGAAAAAAATTTCCTGGGTATGGAAATTGATTATAAGGAAGGAAGGCGAGCAGCGACCCGATTGCTGAAAGCCGAGCGACCTAATGCCCGCATGCTGGGTGGAGATGCCAGAATTGCCTTTGACAAATTCATACCAGATTCGTCAATCTCTGAGGTTCATGTTTACTTTCCCGACCCCTGGTGGAAGAAGCGTCATCACAAACGAAGGATCTTTACGGATGTGTTTGTCAGTCGTATCACCAAAGCCTTAAAGCATGAAGGCCAACTTCACTTCTGGACCGATGTGGAAGAGTATTTTGATCGTGTTACGAACCTCATGGATCATGCCAGCCAGTTTATCCGCCGTGAACCACCCGAAGAAAATCTGCCGGAACACGATATGGACTTCCAGACCAGCTTCGAAAGAAAAAAACGCAGAGAAGGCTGGCAAATTCATAGAGGACTCTGGGAACTGCAGAAACCTGCTGAGTCCTGAGCATCAGTTTTCCAGAATCACCTGTTGTAAATCGATAGGTCGATTGAATTTGACTCGACGGCCCACGTGATACCACCAGATCCCCCTGATCGGGTAGAAGAAGACAGACCGGACAAACTCGTGTTGCTGGCGTAAACCTGCCAGATAAGATTCTTCAAATTCGGGGAAATCCTCAGCCAGTTTAAGATGTTTGACTTTCATCAGGTCCTCAAGCACCGCCTGATGTTTTTCATTCAGAATGCTTGTCTGCTCTACACCAAATGACTGGACGAACCGCCCGGGTGGTGCAGGAAAGATTAATGCCTCGCGATCATTGGCGGTGACCAGGGTGTAATCTTCCTCGAAGATGGTAGTAAAACTATGAAATCTGCCATATGGTGAAAGAGTCGTCTGAAAGAAGGTTGCCTGTGACTCATTCTCCCAGACAATGATATAATTCTGCTGCCAGCGATAAATGCCAACCGCATCAAACTGATTTGACTGGGTCCAGTCCGATTCTGCCCTGCACTTGCCTGTGAGATACTCATCCCAGTCTTCTTCCGGCAATAAAATCAGCTGGGGTGATCTCATATGCTGAATTGCATAGTAAATCAGAAAAGGAATTAATACGAACAGATAACAGAGTATCATTCCTGCCAGTAGTATCAGACCATTAATCAGGTTGGCATTTGCCAGCATATTCCGATTCCGGATGTAATTGAGTATCAGCTGTTAAGATTCAGGACTTTTGTTTATTTTCTCACCCAGCCGATCAATTTTCCAGCCCAGCAGCTTGGCATTAATTTTGTCACTTAAAGCATGACACATCTCCAGAAAAGCATCGGTTGCCCGATCTTCATTCAGTTCATGTGCAGAAAACTGTTTCAAATTCTCCTGGCGTAAGGCGGTGACCTCGTCTAGAAGTATTTGTAACGCCGGACCATCTGAATGCTGATTCCCATCCAGTTTCATCTGTTTATTCTCTATCGCAAGCAGCTGTCTGATGTAGCGATCCAGTTTATGTTCTTTGGCTTTTTCACGTCGTTTCTGAATCTGGCGCCACAGGAGGTATGTCGCGATCAGCATCGAAACGATAAACGATCGCATTCCTTCAGTAACTTCAACAAACTCCGAATTCAGAAAGGGCTTCAGTTCGGGATTATAGATATGATCTGCCCCCACATGCAGTGGAAATCCCTGACTATCCCGGGCAAAGGAATTTCCCCCCTCGATCAATTCATTCAGTTGTAACTGCTTTGAAAAATCCTGATGTAAAATAATGGACGTCACTCCCGAAACCAGATCATCAGAAACCGACTCACGGGCAAGCAGATGTGCGCCACAGGCTACCGTTTGCAGGTCTTGAGGTGGCACTACTGGATCTACCCGGCGGAACATTCCGGCTGGGATTTGATACTTGTCAAAATGGGTTTCTTTGCGGATCAGGGCATCGATATAAGGAATTTCCAGAATCCGATATTTTCCAGTATCGAGCAATTCATGCAGAACAGGTGCCTCGATCCCAACGGTCATAATGGCTGCATCCAGTTGTTTTTGATTGAACTGCTCCTCAATTTCTTCATAAGACAGGTAAGCGGGGGTCATCTCATCCAGACTGAGTTGCGCATGCCGCAAAAGAGGCAGACTGGCGGCAAGGTCTCCCGATCCCTGTTCCCCCAGGGCAATCCGATGCCCCTTCAGATCACCCAGCTTTTTGATCTCGGATTCAACAGGTACGACCACATGTACAACCTGTGAATAAAGATTTGCGATAAAACCGATGCGATCAATTTCCGACTGCTTTTGGGCTCCGGCTTTTTCAGGCTCCGCTTGAAATCCCTTCAGCACATACTCTGCCCCTGGCTGATAGAAACCCAGATCAACCTTTCCACTTCTCAGTAACTCCAGATTTTCCAGCGACCCTTTCGTCTGTTGAATAATTACTTTCGTTCCAAGTTGCTCTTCCAGCAGGCCTTTCAGCTCCAGCGCCATGCTGTAATACCGTCCCTCTGGATGGCCGGCTGCAATGGTGATCTGGTCTGGTAAAGCCGTCAGCCAGCGATAAGTCTGATGTAATATTACGGGTAAAAATATCAATAGCATGACCAGCAGAACTTTGATCATAGACCGCTTCATATCTACCTTCTTCTATGAATTCTCAAAAATAGTAATCCCTGGTTAAATGAGAGAGAATGTGCACAGAATATCATACTCTTTTTAAATAAAGTTTTCCCCATTCGAGACATAAATAGAGGGATCTATGTCCGAATTCGAGACCAGCTTCTTTAAGCCAGGCTCTGTTTCGGGAATTCCCGACTTTGCGGTGCCGTTTGCCTTGGCGCGATTTTTTGGCGAACTATGCTAAGGGACGATACCTCTGTATCATCAGGGCATCATTGTGATTTCCCTGACCCCTTTCCCTTATTTTAATAAGTGAGTGAGTTCCATGTACCGAGTCCTGATCACGGACAATCTTTCGCCAGCCGGTCTCAAAATTCTCGAAGATAACCCGGAAATCGAAGTGGATATTCGTTCCGGCTTATCGCCAGAAGAAGTACGGGAAGCACTCAAGTCGGCAGATGGTATTATCATCCGCAGCGCGACAAAACTCACCGAAGAAATCCTGAAAGACCAGCCCCGGCTCAAAGCGATTGTGCGAGCCGGAGTGGGAGTCGACAATATCGATCGTGCCGCAGCCACGCGGGAAGGGATTGTCGTCATGAACACACCGGCCGGGAATACCACCAGTACGGCCGAGCAGACAATCGCCCTTATGATGGCGCTGGCCCGGAACATCGGCCCCGCGTATGCCACCATGAAGGAAGGCAAGTGGGAACGCAAAAAACTGACGGGAACCCAGGTTGCCGGCAAAACCCTGGCGATTATCGGACTGGGACGTATTGGTCTCTCTGTTGCACAACGTGCTCAGGGACTGGAAATGAAAGTCATCGGCTACGATCCTTTCATGTCATCAGAGCGTGCAGCCGAGTATGGTATTGAACTTTATAAGGAAGTCGATGAACTGGTTAAGTATTGTGACTTTCTGACAGTTCACACTCCTCTGACCGATGAAACACGTGATCTGATTAACGCCGAACGCATCGCCACGATGCGTCCCGGTGTGCGAATCATCAACTGTGCCCGCGGTGGTATTGTCAACGAAGACGATCTGGCAGATGCCTTGGAATCCGGAAAAGTCGCCGGTGCCGCCTGTGACGTATTCACTCAGGAACCACCCGAAAACCGCCGTCTGATCAACGCGCCGAATATGCTCGCGACGCCCCACCTGGGTGCTTCGACTGATGAGGCTCAGGAAATGGTGGCTCTGGAAGCAGCGGAGATTATCACTGACTTCCTGACCAAAAATGAAATCCGACATGCCATCAACATGATTCCCGTTTCAGGTGCCGAGATGGCTGACCTGAAACCACATATTGAACTGGGACACCGGCTGGGACTGTTTTTATCGCAACAAACCAAAGGCAGCCTGAAAAGTGTCCAGCTCCAGTATCGAGGTGAGGTAGCTGACAAACAGACCAAACTGATTACATCCAGCTTTGCAGCCGGACTGCTATCCAATGCCTTTGAAGCAGAGATCAATATCGTCAACGCAACGGTATTTGCCAAAGAACGTGGCATTGAGATTTCCGAATCAAAATCAACTGAAGCCGGCACACTTTCCACTTTGATTACCGCAACCGTCGAAACGGAAGATGGAAAATGCTCTGCCGCGGGTACCATCTTCGGTCAGGACTTCCTGCGTCTGACTCGACTGGATGAGTTCTACCTGGATGGCTACCTGGACGGAAATCTGTTAATTTACCGACATCATGATGTCCCCGGACTGATTGGTTACATTGGCACGGTTCTGGGCAATCACAATGTCAATATCGCCCATATGGCATTAGGACGTCTGCAGAATCAACCTGGCGGTGAGGCGATTGCTGTTTTGAATGTGGATGGTGAAGTTCCTGATGCAGCCATCGCAGAAGTCTCCAGCCACAAAGACGTTTCCTGCGTCAAGCTGATTAAAATGCCCCCGGCGACCGCACCATTGTCCTGGTTGCAGTAAACTGATTTGAATTCCACAGCCGCTTCATTCTGATTTGACCTGTCAGAAGAAGCGGCTGTTTTTTAGTATACATTTCAACCGTCCCTTTGAAAACAGTTGCCTGGGGGGATCCCTCAAGAGTAAAATATCTGCGAAGAAGGTACGCGCCTGAATAATACGCGGAATCTGAAAATTTGAATTGACTGGTAATACAGTTAAGGTATCATTCCCGGCAATTCTTATACTTTGTTTCTTCGTTAAGTCGCTTTGATATTTGACGTACCTGATATTGCCATGACCTTGCTAAGAGTTCTGGAGGGTGGGCGGCATATGATTTCAGCAACGACCAGAAAAGCACAGTCCAGTGCCATGCAGGCGAGTGTATTGGCACTGAACAAGACTTACTCGCCAGTTCACGTGATCTCTGCAAAAAGGGCCTTCTGCCTGCTGAGTAAAGATATTGCAGAAGTCATCAGCGTGGAAGACGGCAGTTTCATGAATTACGACTTCGGTTCCTGGATTGAAATCAGCGAGCTGAGAGCCGAATTTAATGAGCGGAATGAACTGGAAGACTGGATTCTGTCAGTTAATTTTGAAATTCAAGTGCCTCGAGTTGTCCGCCTGCTCCGCTATGACCGGATCCCCAATAACACCATCAAGTTCAATCGTCGCAATATTTTCATTCGAGACAGCTATCGCTGCCAGTACTGTCAGAAAAAGTTCAGCGTCAAACAACTTAGTCTGGATCATGTGATCCCCCGTTCGCACGGAGGTGGTATGAGCTGGGAAAATATTGTCAGTGCCTGCAGACGATGTAACACGAAAAAGGGTGGACGCACTCCTTCCCAGGCGGGGATGAAACTGTTCCAGAAACCAGCCAAGCCCAGCCGTAATCCTGTTTTACTCCAACAAGTAAAACAGGCAAAATATGAGTGCTGGAAAAATTTTGTAGGCTCGAAAGAACTTCTTACCTGTGACTGATCACGCATCATCCCCGCTCTTCCTGCTCCCCTCTTTTTGATCTCCCCAATGATCGGTCTGGCATGAAATGCCCCTTAAAATCGCTAAATCCCCCGATATTATCTCGATGAAATCAGCTGATTTTCAAGGCCATGGTTCCACTCTCCTGGTGAACCGTTTATATTACGACCCTGAAATATAGCCTCTTGCAGCAATCAATATTATTAATCACTCAGGAATCTGGAATGTCGTCTTCTCCGTTAAACGTAGCCATTATCGGTATGGGAACCGTAGGCAGTGGTGTTGCTAAAATACTGCTGGATCGTGCCGAACAAATGACGACTCGTGCTGGACGACCGATTCAACTCAAAAAGGCTGTGGTACGGGATCTGTCCCGCCCGAGAAACGTTGATCTGCCAGCGGAAGTATTGACTGACAGTATCGATGCCGTCCTCCACGATGAATCCATTGATGTCGTCATTCAGCTGATTGGTGGGATCGACCCTGCGTATGACATCATGTTACGCGCCCTCGAAAGTGGCAAAGACGTGGTGACAGCGAATAAAGCACTCCTTTGTGAAAAGGGAGAAAGTCTGTTTCGACGCGCCCGGGAGTTGGGACGCTGTATCTGCTTCGAAGCGGCCGTCGCTGGTGGAGTGCCTCTCATTGAGACCGTCACCCAGGCAATGACAGCCAACCAGATCACTTCCATCGAGGCCATCCTCAACGGGACCAGCAATTACATACTGACAGAGATGTTTTCTCACAATGTGAGTTACGATGATGCTGTAAAAAGCGCGCAGGAAATCGGTTATGCTGAAGCCGATCCAGCCATGGACGTCGATGGGACAGACGCTGCTCAAAAACTGGGAATTCTAGTGCAACTGGCGTTGGGAATCAAAGTTGGCCTGAATCAGTTTCTGCGTCAGGGAATCGACTGCCTGTCGCTGGCGGATTTACAGTACGCCGCAGAGTTAGGTTATACCGTAAAGTTATTGGCCGTCGCCAAGTTATTGGATGGCCAGCTGGAAATGCATGCCCAGCCAACGTTGATCCGGAATGATAACCCACTGGCCCATGTAGAAGATGCCTACAATAAAATCGCCCTCGAAGGTGACGCTGTCGGCAAGGTCTGGCTGTCAGGCATGGGAGCAGGTCAGATGGCGACGGCTTCTGCTGTCGTCGCGAACGTGGTTGATATTGCCGTCGGTAGAGCTGCTTTGACATTTCCCCGACTTGATCTCTGGAACCCTCGCGAGGGAATCAAGATTATGCCGCGCGAGGAAATTTCCCGTCGCTACTTCCTGCGTTTAAACGTGGAAGATCGCCCCCATGTATTAGCCGACATTACGAACGTATTAGGCGACCATGAGATCAGCATCGCCAGCCTGGTTCAGCATGAAGCCCCGGAAGTCGATCCCTCTGAAGAATTCTCGATCGTACCATTGGTGATTATGACCCATCGTACGACGGAAGGTCGCTTTCAGGCCGCCAGCAGGGAGCTGGATGAGCTGGACTGCATCCGGTCTCCCTTTGTGCGCATGCCGGTCAACGACTGATCTGGCCGACTACTCTTTCGTAGCTGGTTTTACAGCCGCATCCTCTTTCTTTTCAACGGCGGGTGCTTCAGATTTTTGCTCTGCTTTCTCAGCCGGCTTTTCAGAATCAGGTTTGGCTTCTGGTTTCTCTTTAGCTTTAGTTGGTTCGTCGCCCACAATGGTTGCCTTTTTGATGTAGTCCAGCATGGGAAATTCTTTTTTCAGATACGTGTTTCCCTCGGCGACTAATTTCATCTGGTCGGGTCCGGTCCCCTGGGGCGCACCTTCTCCATACTCGTTATAAAGTGAATCTACGACATCCATACCCTCGACCACTTTGGCGAACGGAGAAAAGCCCATTCCATCCAGATTGGAATTATCCCCATAGTTAATGAAAAACTGTGTGGATCGTGAGTTGGGCATTCCTGTTTTGGCGAAGGATACATAACCACGTTTGTTCGATTCTACTACAGGATCATCCATGATATTGTTGTCACGCCACTTGGCATGCAGTTCCGGATCACCATTGATGCCAATCTGCGCCATGAATCCGTCAAGGACACGAAAGAATGCCGTGTCATTATAAAAACCCATTTTAACGAGTTCTTTGAATCGTTCTGCTCCCTTGGGGGACCAGTCCGGATGCACTTCCAGTTTAATATTCCCTTTGGTTGTCTCCAGAAGTACCTGATAATTCTCGGCGCTGGGAGGAGCATCTTTTCCAGCTTCGGTAGGAACTTCGCCAGAACACCCAACACAACACAACACAACCAGGCTCAACGCCAGTAAACTAAGACGTAACATTTCTTTCATCCTTATATTATTCAGAGTATTAAAATTAATTGACGAAACTGATCTTTAAGAGTTCTGAATTTTCTGACTGATCTGTTCGAATTCCTGCTTGAGCACAGGCATTGCGCCTGCCTGACTGGCAACCAGGCCTCCCACACGGTTCGCAAATATTGCTGCCTGCTCCCAACCCCAATCCTGCAGCCGTCTGGAGATTAAAGCTGCAGTAAACGCATCACCGGCACCGACGGCATCGGTGACTTCCACAGGAGAACCAGGGATATTAAATTCCTGGCCTTCAGCATAAATCAGACAACCTTCAGCACCACGTGTGATGCAGACCGCTTCCAGTTCGTAATCCTCCTGAATTCGATTCGCAAACTGTCCCAGGCTACCGGTTGATAATCCCAGCAGTTTGCTTATTTCAGCCACTTCATCCTGATTTAATTTGATCATCTTTGCCGCCTCC
The sequence above is a segment of the Gimesia algae genome. Coding sequences within it:
- a CDS encoding peptidylprolyl isomerase codes for the protein MLRLSLLALSLVVLCCVGCSGEVPTEAGKDAPPSAENYQVLLETTKGNIKLEVHPDWSPKGAERFKELVKMGFYNDTAFFRVLDGFMAQIGINGDPELHAKWRDNNIMDDPVVESNKRGYVSFAKTGMPNSRSTQFFINYGDNSNLDGMGFSPFAKVVEGMDVVDSLYNEYGEGAPQGTGPDQMKLVAEGNTYLKKEFPMLDYIKKATIVGDEPTKAKEKPEAKPDSEKPAEKAEQKSEAPAVEKKEDAAVKPATKE
- a CDS encoding CinA family protein, with the translated sequence MLPEYLMQVARQVKSALVQHDQRLVLAESCTGGLVATLMTSIPGISEHFCGSAVVYRWDTKMKWLGVQQETLDKYTDVSIETAREMAMGVLKQTPEATLSASITGHLGPDAPAYQDGVICIGLARIGREVARSESELIQAESYQCDELLTRLDLGAKTDLHWTRRQQRQFAAAHQLLNLISATAEP
- the serA gene encoding phosphoglycerate dehydrogenase translates to MYRVLITDNLSPAGLKILEDNPEIEVDIRSGLSPEEVREALKSADGIIIRSATKLTEEILKDQPRLKAIVRAGVGVDNIDRAAATREGIVVMNTPAGNTTSTAEQTIALMMALARNIGPAYATMKEGKWERKKLTGTQVAGKTLAIIGLGRIGLSVAQRAQGLEMKVIGYDPFMSSERAAEYGIELYKEVDELVKYCDFLTVHTPLTDETRDLINAERIATMRPGVRIINCARGGIVNEDDLADALESGKVAGAACDVFTQEPPENRRLINAPNMLATPHLGASTDEAQEMVALEAAEIITDFLTKNEIRHAINMIPVSGAEMADLKPHIELGHRLGLFLSQQTKGSLKSVQLQYRGEVADKQTKLITSSFAAGLLSNAFEAEINIVNATVFAKERGIEISESKSTEAGTLSTLITATVETEDGKCSAAGTIFGQDFLRLTRLDEFYLDGYLDGNLLIYRHHDVPGLIGYIGTVLGNHNVNIAHMALGRLQNQPGGEAIAVLNVDGEVPDAAIAEVSSHKDVSCVKLIKMPPATAPLSWLQ
- a CDS encoding HNH endonuclease; this encodes MISATTRKAQSSAMQASVLALNKTYSPVHVISAKRAFCLLSKDIAEVISVEDGSFMNYDFGSWIEISELRAEFNERNELEDWILSVNFEIQVPRVVRLLRYDRIPNNTIKFNRRNIFIRDSYRCQYCQKKFSVKQLSLDHVIPRSHGGGMSWENIVSACRRCNTKKGGRTPSQAGMKLFQKPAKPSRNPVLLQQVKQAKYECWKNFVGSKELLTCD
- a CDS encoding homoserine dehydrogenase, translating into MSSSPLNVAIIGMGTVGSGVAKILLDRAEQMTTRAGRPIQLKKAVVRDLSRPRNVDLPAEVLTDSIDAVLHDESIDVVIQLIGGIDPAYDIMLRALESGKDVVTANKALLCEKGESLFRRARELGRCICFEAAVAGGVPLIETVTQAMTANQITSIEAILNGTSNYILTEMFSHNVSYDDAVKSAQEIGYAEADPAMDVDGTDAAQKLGILVQLALGIKVGLNQFLRQGIDCLSLADLQYAAELGYTVKLLAVAKLLDGQLEMHAQPTLIRNDNPLAHVEDAYNKIALEGDAVGKVWLSGMGAGQMATASAVVANVVDIAVGRAALTFPRLDLWNPREGIKIMPREEISRRYFLRLNVEDRPHVLADITNVLGDHEISIASLVQHEAPEVDPSEEFSIVPLVIMTHRTTEGRFQAASRELDELDCIRSPFVRMPVND
- a CDS encoding TAXI family TRAP transporter solute-binding subunit, with protein sequence MKRSMIKVLLVMLLIFLPVILHQTYRWLTALPDQITIAAGHPEGRYYSMALELKGLLEEQLGTKVIIQQTKGSLENLELLRSGKVDLGFYQPGAEYVLKGFQAEPEKAGAQKQSEIDRIGFIANLYSQVVHVVVPVESEIKKLGDLKGHRIALGEQGSGDLAASLPLLRHAQLSLDEMTPAYLSYEEIEEQFNQKQLDAAIMTVGIEAPVLHELLDTGKYRILEIPYIDALIRKETHFDKYQIPAGMFRRVDPVVPPQDLQTVACGAHLLARESVSDDLVSGVTSIILHQDFSKQLQLNELIEGGNSFARDSQGFPLHVGADHIYNPELKPFLNSEFVEVTEGMRSFIVSMLIATYLLWRQIQKRREKAKEHKLDRYIRQLLAIENKQMKLDGNQHSDGPALQILLDEVTALRQENLKQFSAHELNEDRATDAFLEMCHALSDKINAKLLGWKIDRLGEKINKSPES
- the trmB gene encoding tRNA (guanosine(46)-N7)-methyltransferase TrmB, translated to MSSSKPTRDLRPYFQTLEDLEGPFQWENFFGNDQPVVLDVGAGRGLFLFNASGEHPEKNFLGMEIDYKEGRRAATRLLKAERPNARMLGGDARIAFDKFIPDSSISEVHVYFPDPWWKKRHHKRRIFTDVFVSRITKALKHEGQLHFWTDVEEYFDRVTNLMDHASQFIRREPPEENLPEHDMDFQTSFERKKRREGWQIHRGLWELQKPAES